Genomic DNA from Alkalihalobacterium alkalinitrilicum:
TGTCAAGAAGGACAAATTTGGGAAGCTGCACAAACGGCAGTGAAGTACGAATTAGATAATTTAATCGTATTTGTTGATTATAACAAACTCCAAATTGATGGAACGACGGATGAGATTATGCCACTTCAAGATATTGAAAAGAAATTTGAAGTGTTTGGTTTTGAAACAAGACGCATTGATGGGCATTCGATGGAAGAGATCGTTGAAACAATAGATGAAGTTAAAGTATTGAAAAACGGAAAACCGAAGTGTGTTGTACTAAACACTATAAAAGGTAAAGGCGTTTCTTATATGGAAGATGTTGCAGATTGGCACGGAGTAGCTCCTAATGATGAAGAATTCAAGCAAGCGATTGCAGAGATTGAAGGAGGCTTAAAATAATGAGCATTTTGGAAAAAGAACTAACAATGAAAAAAGCGACACGAGAAGGTTTCGGAGATGAAATTGTAAAACAAGGTAAAGAAAATAAAAACATTTATGTTGTAGATGTTGATATTGCGAAATCTTGTAAAACGACCAATTTTATAAAAGAATTGCCTAAACAACATATTAATGTTGGGATTGCTGAACAAAATGCTGCAGGTTTAGCGGCTGGATTAGCAACAACAGGTAAAATTCCATTTGTAAGCACTTACGCTGTATTTGGTTCTCTAAGAATGGCGGAGCAAATCAGACAAGAAGTTTGTTATCCGAACTTAAATGTTAAGATTGCTTGTTCGCATGGTGGTTTAACACCAGCAAACGATGGTGGAAGTCACCAAGCAATTGAAGATATGGGAGTTTTAAGAAGCTTTCCTAATATGACAGTGATCATGCCTGCAGACTATCATGCTACGAGAAAATTAGTAGAACAAGCTGCAATAACACATGGTCCGATGTATCTTCGTTTTACAAGAGATAAAGTTCCGATGATTTATGACGAAAATGAAGAGTTTGAAATTGGTAAAGCGAAGAAATTGAAAGAAGGAAACGACATCGCAATTATTGCTAATGGAGACACTGTTCACCTTGCATTAGAAGCTACGAAGGAACTAGAAAAAGAAGGTATCTCTGTCAAACTATTAGATATGCATACTATTAAACCTTTAGACCGTGATGCGGTTGTAGAATGTGTTGAACTTGAAAAGATCATTACAGTTGAAGATCATAACATCTTAAATGGATTAGGTAGTGCAGTATGTGAAGTAGTTGCAGAAGAAGGAAAAGGGAAAGTAACGAGAATCGGTGTTCAAGACCAATTCGGACAATCTGCTCCATACGAAAAGTTAATGGAACTCAATGGAATTACTACTGAAAACATTATTAAGACAGCAAAAGAAATGCTTCGTTAAAAATTAAATAAACAGTTGATTATAGGAGTGAAAACAATGTTTGAATTACATGATAGAGTAGCAATCGTTACAGGAAGTGG
This window encodes:
- a CDS encoding transketolase family protein encodes the protein MSILEKELTMKKATREGFGDEIVKQGKENKNIYVVDVDIAKSCKTTNFIKELPKQHINVGIAEQNAAGLAAGLATTGKIPFVSTYAVFGSLRMAEQIRQEVCYPNLNVKIACSHGGLTPANDGGSHQAIEDMGVLRSFPNMTVIMPADYHATRKLVEQAAITHGPMYLRFTRDKVPMIYDENEEFEIGKAKKLKEGNDIAIIANGDTVHLALEATKELEKEGISVKLLDMHTIKPLDRDAVVECVELEKIITVEDHNILNGLGSAVCEVVAEEGKGKVTRIGVQDQFGQSAPYEKLMELNGITTENIIKTAKEMLR